The Desulfurococcus sp. genome has a segment encoding these proteins:
- a CDS encoding SagB/ThcOx family dehydrogenase: protein MIKLPYPRRVSSLTVEEALLLRRSIREFRDQPVKLEDLALILWASYGVSEPREGLLTTPSAGATYPLRVYVAVGSNGLLSSEGFIEAGIYRYDNVKHTMVLLKRGDVRRELSRAALTQEYVATAPLSIVLTAIYERTTSVYGRRGELRYVPMEAGHASQNIYLMATSLGYGTVAIGAFRDRDVSSIIGVDGGETPLYIMPIGIPLTARRVSFDSLAEYFQGAP, encoded by the coding sequence GTGATCAAGCTCCCCTATCCCCGAAGGGTTAGCAGTCTTACTGTTGAAGAAGCCCTACTGCTTAGGAGGAGTATAAGGGAGTTTAGGGATCAACCGGTTAAACTCGAGGATTTAGCTTTAATCCTCTGGGCTTCCTACGGGGTAAGCGAGCCCAGGGAAGGCTTACTGACTACTCCTAGTGCCGGCGCCACATACCCTCTCAGAGTCTACGTTGCAGTAGGCTCTAACGGACTGCTTAGTAGCGAGGGCTTCATTGAAGCCGGGATTTATAGATACGATAATGTGAAGCACACCATGGTGTTACTGAAGCGAGGGGATGTTAGGAGAGAGCTGAGTAGAGCAGCGTTAACACAGGAGTACGTTGCCACCGCTCCCTTAAGCATCGTGCTTACAGCCATATACGAGAGGACTACAAGTGTGTACGGGAGGAGAGGAGAGTTAAGGTACGTTCCAATGGAGGCAGGACACGCCTCCCAGAACATTTACTTAATGGCTACCTCACTAGGCTACGGTACTGTCGCTATAGGAGCCTTCAGAGATAGAGATGTTTCAAGTATCATCGGAGTAGACGGCGGGGAGACCCCTCTATACATAATGCCGATCGGTATACCACTAACTGCTCGTAGAGTAAGCTTCGACAGCCTAGCAGAATACTTTCAAGGTGCCCCCTAG